The Aquipuribacter nitratireducens genome contains a region encoding:
- the hisB gene encoding imidazoleglycerol-phosphate dehydratase HisB — protein MSSRTARLERGTKESRVLVELDLDGTGRSEVSTGVRFFDHMLSTFARHSLVDLTVRAEGDVDVDAHHTVEDVSIVLGQAIHAALGDKAGIRRFGDALVPLDECLAQAAVDLAGRAYCVHEGEPAGQEHVLIGGHYVGSLTRHVLESLAHNARIALHVRVLSGRDPHHVVEAQFKALARAFRAAVEPDPRVAGVPSEKGSL, from the coding sequence GTGAGCAGCCGCACCGCCCGCCTCGAGCGGGGCACGAAGGAGAGCCGGGTCCTCGTCGAGCTCGACCTCGACGGCACGGGCCGGTCGGAGGTCTCGACGGGTGTCCGCTTCTTCGACCACATGCTGTCGACCTTCGCCCGCCACTCGCTCGTCGACCTCACCGTCCGCGCGGAGGGCGACGTCGACGTCGACGCCCACCACACGGTCGAGGACGTCAGCATCGTCCTCGGCCAGGCGATCCACGCCGCCCTCGGCGACAAGGCCGGCATCCGCCGCTTCGGCGACGCCCTCGTCCCCCTCGACGAGTGCCTCGCGCAGGCGGCCGTCGACCTCGCGGGCCGCGCCTACTGCGTCCACGAGGGGGAGCCCGCCGGTCAGGAGCACGTCCTCATCGGCGGGCACTACGTCGGGTCCCTCACCCGGCACGTCCTGGAGTCCCTCGCGCACAACGCGCGCATCGCCCTCCACGTGCGGGTGCTGTCCGGGCGCGACCCGCACCACGTCGTCGAGGCGCAGTTCAAGGCCCTCGCGCGCGCGTTCCGCGCCGCCGTCGAGCCCGACCCGCGCGTGGCGGGGGTGCCGAGCGAGAAGGGCAGCCTGTGA
- the hisH gene encoding imidazole glycerol phosphate synthase subunit HisH, which translates to MDHGSGNVRSAVRALERVGADVELTADPQAGLDADGLVVPGVGAFAAVVEGVRRVRGDVVVGRRLAGGRPVLGICVGLQVMFESSTEPGAGDRDGLGQWPGTVERLPVERVPHMGWNTVEAPADSVLFAGLADERFYFVHSYGVLADGVDGPAPVAALGTERLAPPTVTWAEHEGCRFVAAVENGALSATQFHPEKSGDAGAALLEHWVRRLA; encoded by the coding sequence ATGGACCACGGCTCGGGCAACGTCCGCTCCGCCGTCCGTGCCCTCGAACGGGTCGGCGCCGACGTCGAGCTGACCGCCGACCCGCAGGCCGGCCTCGACGCCGACGGTCTCGTCGTGCCCGGCGTCGGGGCCTTCGCCGCCGTCGTCGAGGGCGTCCGGCGGGTCCGCGGCGACGTGGTCGTCGGTCGGCGCCTCGCCGGGGGGCGCCCCGTCCTCGGCATCTGCGTCGGCCTGCAGGTGATGTTCGAGTCCTCGACCGAGCCCGGCGCCGGCGACCGCGACGGGCTCGGGCAGTGGCCGGGCACCGTCGAGCGGCTGCCGGTGGAGCGCGTCCCGCACATGGGCTGGAACACGGTCGAGGCGCCGGCGGACAGCGTCCTGTTCGCCGGGCTCGCCGACGAGCGCTTCTACTTCGTCCACTCCTACGGCGTTCTCGCCGACGGCGTCGACGGTCCGGCCCCCGTCGCCGCGCTCGGCACCGAGCGGCTCGCGCCGCCGACGGTCACGTGGGCGGAGCACGAGGGCTGCCGGTTCGTCGCGGCCGTGGAGAACGGGGCGCTGTCGGCCACCCAGTTCCACCCGGAGAAGTCCGGGGACGCCGGCGCCGCCCTGCTTGAGCACTGGGTCCGGCGGCTGGCCTGA
- the priA gene encoding bifunctional 1-(5-phosphoribosyl)-5-((5-phosphoribosylamino)methylideneamino)imidazole-4-carboxamide isomerase/phosphoribosylanthranilate isomerase PriA, whose amino-acid sequence MTDDPTPSADRTHPTDAPALQLLPAVDVADGQAVRLVQGEAGSETTYGEPLAAALAWVEAGAAWLHLVDLDAAFGRGSNAEQLAEVVRQVSDRGVAVELSGGIRDDGSLRRALATGCRRVNLGTAALEDPEWTRRAIGEFGDRVAVGLDVRGTTLAARGWTQEGGDLWETLARLDADGCARYVVTDVTKDGTLRGPNTDLLRQVCEVTDRPVVASGGVSSLADLEALRALVPVGVEGAIVGKALYAGAFTLQEALAVAG is encoded by the coding sequence GTGACCGACGACCCGACCCCCTCCGCCGACCGTACGCACCCCACCGACGCGCCGGCGCTCCAGCTCCTGCCGGCGGTCGACGTCGCCGACGGCCAGGCCGTCCGGCTCGTCCAGGGGGAGGCGGGGTCCGAGACGACGTACGGCGAGCCGCTCGCCGCGGCGCTGGCGTGGGTCGAGGCGGGCGCTGCCTGGCTCCACCTCGTCGACCTGGACGCGGCCTTCGGGCGCGGCAGCAACGCCGAGCAGCTCGCGGAGGTCGTCCGGCAGGTGAGCGACCGCGGCGTCGCCGTCGAGCTGTCCGGCGGCATCCGCGACGACGGGTCCCTGCGACGGGCGCTCGCCACCGGCTGCCGCCGCGTCAACCTCGGGACCGCCGCGCTGGAGGACCCCGAGTGGACCCGTCGCGCCATCGGCGAGTTCGGCGACCGCGTCGCCGTGGGGCTCGACGTGCGCGGCACCACCCTCGCCGCCCGCGGCTGGACGCAGGAGGGCGGGGACCTGTGGGAGACCCTCGCGCGCCTCGACGCCGACGGCTGCGCCCGCTACGTCGTCACCGACGTCACGAAGGACGGCACCCTCCGCGGGCCCAACACCGACCTGCTGCGTCAGGTCTGCGAGGTGACGGACCGCCCCGTCGTCGCCTCCGGCGGCGTGAGCAGCCTCGCCGACCTCGAGGCCCTGCGGGCCCTCGTGCCCGTCGGCGTCGAGGGCGCCATCGTCGGGAAGGCGCTGTACGCGGGCGCCTTCACCCTCCAGGAGGCGCTCGCCGTCGCCGGCTGA
- a CDS encoding Fur family transcriptional regulator codes for MVRGPSTAGAAADRLRAAGLRVTRPRVAVLGAVGDHPHATAEEVLTEARRRLGAVSVQGVYDALAALTAAGLVRRIEPQRHPARFETRTDDNHHHAVCRSCGAVSDVDCVVGHAPCLDASPPHGLVSVEEAEVVFWGLCAACAAVPPPDVA; via the coding sequence ATGGTGCGCGGACCTTCCACGGCGGGCGCGGCGGCCGACCGGCTGCGGGCCGCGGGGTTGCGGGTCACCCGTCCCCGCGTCGCGGTCCTCGGGGCCGTCGGGGACCACCCGCACGCGACGGCCGAGGAGGTCCTCACCGAGGCGCGCCGTCGGCTGGGGGCGGTGTCGGTCCAGGGCGTCTACGACGCCCTCGCGGCGCTCACCGCCGCGGGCCTGGTCCGCCGCATCGAGCCGCAGCGGCACCCGGCGCGCTTCGAGACCCGGACCGACGACAACCACCACCACGCGGTGTGCCGCTCGTGCGGCGCGGTCAGCGACGTCGACTGCGTCGTGGGCCACGCGCCCTGCCTCGACGCCTCGCCCCCGCACGGGCTCGTGAGCGTCGAGGAGGCGGAGGTCGTCTTCTGGGGCCTGTGCGCCGCGTGCGCGGCCGTCCCCCCGCCGGACGTCGCCTGA
- a CDS encoding MFS transporter → MPTPTMPPATGLRAYREVLAVPGMTSLYLIGVLARVPHTGGGIALTLLVTEGLGRGYLEAGLVTAALTVGIAFGSPWRGRLVDRLGLRRALVPSIVAMPVLWTAAALSPYWLLLPVAFVAGALAVPVFTVVRQAIGVVVPERSRRSAFALDSVLVEASFVAGPPLVVLAATQVDVRVALVAIGVGEALAGVLLAVLDPRLRSDAVGAPADEPALSAGLTGGDDRRLRPLRLPLPRWLSPGLLAMYACAFGAALVLSGSEIGIYAVLRGLGEVGLVGWVFAAWGVASGVGGLVYGALRRGASSPLVLLAWLALATVPLALATSPLLLLLLVVPGGLLTAPTLSSSADGVSRRIGDANRGEAMGWHGSATTAGFSLGAPLAGAVADQVGPWGAFLVVAAVSGALALTGLALLRRARRPGQRTGPVSRSPGP, encoded by the coding sequence GTGCCGACGCCCACGATGCCGCCCGCCACCGGTCTGCGGGCCTACCGCGAGGTCCTCGCCGTCCCGGGCATGACGTCGCTCTACCTCATCGGCGTCCTCGCGCGCGTCCCGCACACCGGCGGCGGCATCGCCCTCACGCTCCTCGTCACCGAGGGGCTGGGGCGCGGCTACCTCGAGGCGGGTCTCGTGACGGCGGCGCTGACGGTCGGGATCGCCTTCGGCAGCCCGTGGCGCGGCCGGCTCGTCGACCGCCTCGGGCTGCGTCGCGCCCTCGTGCCGAGCATCGTCGCGATGCCGGTGCTGTGGACCGCGGCGGCCCTCAGCCCCTACTGGCTCCTGCTGCCCGTGGCGTTCGTCGCGGGTGCCCTCGCGGTGCCCGTCTTCACGGTGGTCCGGCAGGCCATCGGGGTCGTGGTGCCCGAGCGCTCGCGGCGCAGCGCCTTCGCGCTCGACTCCGTCCTCGTCGAGGCGAGCTTCGTCGCCGGGCCGCCGCTCGTCGTGCTCGCCGCCACGCAGGTCGACGTCCGCGTCGCCCTCGTCGCCATCGGGGTCGGCGAGGCCCTCGCGGGTGTGCTGCTCGCGGTGCTCGACCCGCGCCTGCGCAGCGACGCGGTGGGAGCGCCGGCCGACGAGCCCGCCCTGTCGGCCGGGCTCACCGGCGGCGACGACCGGCGCCTGCGGCCGCTGCGCCTGCCGCTGCCTCGCTGGCTCAGCCCCGGCCTGCTCGCGATGTACGCGTGCGCCTTCGGGGCCGCGCTCGTGCTGTCGGGGTCGGAGATCGGGATCTACGCGGTGCTGCGGGGGCTGGGAGAGGTCGGGCTCGTCGGCTGGGTGTTCGCCGCGTGGGGCGTCGCCAGCGGCGTCGGCGGGCTCGTGTACGGGGCGCTGCGCCGTGGCGCGTCCAGCCCGCTGGTCCTGCTCGCGTGGCTCGCGCTCGCGACCGTGCCGCTCGCCCTGGCGACCAGCCCGCTGCTGCTCCTCCTCCTCGTCGTGCCCGGCGGCCTCCTCACGGCCCCGACGCTGTCGTCGAGCGCCGACGGCGTCAGCCGGCGCATCGGCGACGCCAACCGCGGCGAGGCCATGGGCTGGCACGGCTCGGCGACGACGGCCGGCTTCAGCCTCGGCGCCCCGCTCGCGGGCGCGGTCGCGGACCAGGTCGGACCCTGGGGCGCGTTCCTCGTCGTCGCGGCGGTGTCGGGGGCGCTCGCGCTCACCGGGCTCGCGCTGCTGCGCCGGGCCCGGCGACCGGGTCAGCGCACCGGCCCGGTGAGCCGCTCCCCGGGGCCCTGA
- a CDS encoding DUF1844 domain-containing protein: MSDSPLTDATDAARDIADVPAVEVITTAAVHLMSAAAVKCGLVDPADLEGATGDDGQPLSPADLMDLAEARSLITALAGLVTAAAPEVGSQHARALRDGLRSLQLAFRDASTVPDEPGQGPGERLTGPVR; the protein is encoded by the coding sequence GTGAGTGATTCCCCCCTGACGGACGCCACCGACGCCGCGCGCGACATCGCCGACGTGCCGGCCGTGGAGGTCATCACGACCGCCGCCGTCCACCTCATGAGCGCGGCGGCGGTCAAGTGCGGGCTCGTCGACCCCGCCGACCTCGAGGGCGCGACCGGGGACGACGGGCAGCCGCTGTCCCCCGCCGACCTCATGGACCTCGCCGAGGCGCGCTCGCTCATCACGGCGCTCGCCGGGCTCGTGACCGCCGCTGCCCCCGAGGTGGGGTCGCAGCACGCGCGGGCGCTGCGGGACGGGCTGCGCTCGCTCCAGCTGGCCTTCCGTGACGCCTCGACGGTGCCCGACGAGCCGGGTCAGGGCCCCGGGGAGCGGCTCACCGGGCCGGTGCGCTGA
- the infC gene encoding translation initiation factor IF-3, giving the protein MTEPRINDRIRVPEVRLVGPNGEQVGIVRIEQAMKLATESELDLVEVAPDARPPVVKLMDFGKFKYESAMKERAARKNQANTVLKEIRYRLKIDDHDYATKTGHVTRFLKGGDKVKVMIMFRGREQSRPEMGLRLLQRVAEDVKELGSVESSPRVDGRNMVMVIGPHKKKAEVKTEQKAAKQAQKDAAAAAADQGSTGATTG; this is encoded by the coding sequence ATCACCGAGCCACGTATCAACGACCGCATCCGCGTCCCCGAGGTCCGACTCGTCGGGCCCAACGGCGAGCAGGTCGGCATCGTGCGGATCGAACAGGCCATGAAGCTCGCGACCGAGTCCGAGCTCGACCTGGTCGAGGTCGCGCCCGACGCCCGCCCGCCCGTCGTCAAGCTCATGGACTTCGGCAAGTTCAAGTACGAGTCGGCCATGAAGGAGCGTGCGGCCCGCAAGAACCAGGCCAACACGGTCCTCAAGGAGATCCGCTACCGCCTCAAGATCGACGACCACGACTACGCCACCAAGACGGGTCACGTCACCCGGTTCCTCAAGGGCGGCGACAAGGTCAAGGTCATGATCATGTTCCGCGGTCGCGAGCAGTCCCGTCCCGAGATGGGGCTGCGTCTCCTCCAGCGGGTCGCGGAGGACGTCAAGGAGCTGGGCTCCGTCGAGTCCTCGCCCCGGGTCGACGGGCGCAACATGGTCATGGTGATCGGGCCGCACAAGAAGAAGGCCGAGGTCAAGACCGAGCAGAAGGCCGCCAAGCAGGCCCAGAAGGACGCGGCCGCCGCGGCGGCCGACCAGGGCAGCACGGGCGCCACGACCGGCTGA
- the rpmI gene encoding 50S ribosomal protein L35, which produces MPKNKTHSGAKKRFKVTGSGKIMREQSNNQHLFEGKSSRRKRRLDVDQQLSKADSKTAKKLLGI; this is translated from the coding sequence GTGCCGAAGAACAAGACGCACTCCGGCGCGAAGAAGCGCTTCAAGGTGACGGGCTCGGGCAAGATCATGCGCGAGCAGTCGAACAACCAGCACCTCTTCGAGGGCAAGAGCAGCCGTCGCAAGCGCCGCCTCGACGTCGACCAGCAGCTGAGCAAGGCGGACTCGAAGACCGCCAAGAAGCTGCTCGGCATCTGA
- the rplT gene encoding 50S ribosomal protein L20 has translation MARVKRAVNAHKKRREVLEQASGYRGQRSRLYRKAKEQILHSGVYSYRDRKARKGDFRRLWIQRVNAAARANGMTYNRFIQGLKIAGVDVDRRMLAELAVNDEAAFASLVQTARAALPAQDAA, from the coding sequence ATGGCACGTGTGAAGCGGGCGGTCAACGCCCACAAGAAGCGCCGCGAGGTCCTCGAGCAGGCCTCCGGCTACCGCGGTCAGCGTTCGCGGCTGTACCGCAAGGCGAAGGAGCAGATCCTCCACTCCGGCGTCTACTCCTACCGCGACCGCAAGGCGCGCAAGGGCGACTTCCGCCGTCTCTGGATCCAGCGCGTCAACGCCGCGGCCCGCGCCAACGGGATGACGTACAACCGCTTCATCCAGGGCCTCAAGATCGCCGGTGTCGACGTCGACCGTCGCATGCTCGCCGAGCTCGCCGTCAACGACGAGGCGGCCTTCGCCTCGCTCGTGCAGACCGCCCGGGCCGCCCTGCCCGCGCAGGACGCCGCCTGA
- a CDS encoding TrmH family RNA methyltransferase → MTERPEAPELTNPRAERVRSVARLSGRSARQRQGRFLVEGHGPVTELLAAAAAPAPRVRVAVEVLYVGPEADPAYAAAARAARVPVRTASDEVLAAMADAVTPQPVLAVAAPVDVELSAVLADSPRTLAVLARVRDPGNAGTVVRAADASGADAVVLTTESVDVHAPKTVRSSAGSLFHVPVVVDVPYADVVRACRAAGLATLATAADAATDLDDLLDAAATGQGPLAAPHAWLLGNEAWGLPEADAALADARVAVPIHGSAESLNLAMAATVCLYASARARRAVRHHGGDTRRRSPAAGT, encoded by the coding sequence GTGACCGAGCGCCCGGAGGCGCCGGAGCTCACCAACCCCCGCGCGGAGCGGGTGCGGTCGGTGGCCCGGCTCTCCGGGCGCTCGGCGCGTCAGCGCCAGGGCCGCTTCCTCGTCGAGGGGCACGGCCCGGTCACCGAGCTGCTCGCGGCCGCCGCCGCGCCCGCGCCCCGCGTGCGGGTGGCGGTCGAGGTGCTGTACGTCGGGCCGGAGGCGGACCCCGCCTACGCGGCGGCCGCCCGCGCCGCCCGGGTACCGGTGCGGACGGCGAGCGACGAGGTCCTCGCCGCCATGGCGGACGCCGTCACCCCGCAGCCCGTGCTGGCCGTCGCCGCGCCGGTCGACGTCGAGCTGTCGGCGGTGCTCGCCGACTCACCGCGCACCCTCGCCGTCCTCGCCCGGGTCCGCGACCCGGGCAACGCCGGCACGGTCGTCCGCGCCGCCGACGCCTCCGGCGCCGACGCCGTCGTCCTCACCACCGAGTCCGTCGACGTCCACGCGCCCAAGACCGTCCGCAGCAGCGCGGGCAGCCTCTTCCACGTGCCCGTCGTCGTCGACGTCCCCTACGCCGACGTCGTGAGGGCGTGCCGGGCCGCCGGGCTCGCGACCCTCGCGACGGCCGCGGACGCGGCGACGGACCTCGACGACCTCCTCGACGCCGCCGCGACCGGCCAGGGCCCCCTCGCGGCACCGCACGCGTGGCTGCTCGGCAACGAGGCGTGGGGGCTGCCCGAGGCCGACGCCGCGCTCGCCGACGCGCGCGTCGCCGTCCCCATCCACGGCTCGGCGGAGAGCCTCAACCTCGCGATGGCCGCGACCGTCTGCCTGTACGCGAGCGCGCGCGCCCGTCGGGCTGTGCGGCACCACGGCGGCGACACCCGGCGGCGGTCCCCGGCGGCGGGCACCTAG
- the pheS gene encoding phenylalanine--tRNA ligase subunit alpha, with protein MPADLPSSQPSVPDAPTADSVAHAEAAALTAFAAAGDLDELKAARLAHVGDRSPLALANRAIGQLLPTEKAAAGKLVGQARGRVQRALADRQAVLEAERDERILREEVVDVTLPTQRDLTGARHPLTALMDRVGDVFVAMGWEVAEGPEVEAEWYNFDALNMGADHPAREMQDTFFVDPPGSHLVLRTHTSPVQARSLLTRGVPVYVVVPGRTFRTDELDATHTPVFHQVEGLAVDEGLTMADLKGTLTHFAQAMFGDAVTTRLRPSYFPFTEPSAEVDLRCFVCAARTGSVDPACRTCGGTGWIEWGGCGMVNPRVLTACGVDPDRYSGFAFGMGIERTLMFRDGVADMRDMVEGDVRFARQLGGTL; from the coding sequence GTGCCCGCCGACCTGCCGAGCAGCCAGCCCTCCGTCCCCGACGCGCCGACGGCGGACTCCGTCGCCCACGCCGAGGCGGCCGCGCTGACGGCGTTCGCGGCGGCCGGCGACCTCGACGAGCTCAAGGCCGCGCGCCTCGCGCACGTCGGCGACCGGTCCCCGCTCGCCCTCGCGAACCGCGCCATCGGGCAGCTGCTCCCGACGGAGAAGGCCGCGGCCGGGAAGCTCGTGGGGCAGGCCCGCGGGCGGGTCCAACGCGCCCTCGCCGACCGGCAGGCGGTCCTCGAGGCGGAGCGCGACGAGCGCATCCTCCGCGAGGAAGTCGTCGACGTCACGCTGCCCACCCAGCGCGACCTCACCGGCGCCCGGCACCCGCTCACCGCCCTCATGGACCGCGTCGGCGACGTCTTCGTCGCCATGGGCTGGGAGGTCGCCGAGGGTCCCGAGGTCGAGGCCGAGTGGTACAACTTCGACGCCCTCAACATGGGCGCGGACCACCCCGCCCGCGAGATGCAGGACACGTTCTTCGTCGACCCGCCGGGCTCGCACCTCGTCCTGCGCACCCACACCTCACCGGTGCAGGCCCGCTCGCTGCTCACCCGCGGCGTCCCCGTCTACGTCGTCGTGCCCGGGCGGACGTTCCGCACCGACGAGCTCGACGCCACCCACACCCCGGTCTTCCACCAGGTCGAGGGGCTCGCGGTCGACGAGGGCCTCACGATGGCCGACCTCAAGGGCACCCTCACGCACTTCGCGCAGGCGATGTTCGGCGACGCCGTCACGACCCGGCTGCGCCCGTCGTACTTCCCGTTCACCGAGCCGAGCGCCGAGGTCGACCTCCGGTGCTTCGTGTGCGCGGCCCGCACCGGCAGCGTCGACCCGGCGTGCCGCACGTGCGGCGGCACCGGCTGGATCGAGTGGGGCGGCTGCGGCATGGTCAACCCGCGCGTCCTCACGGCCTGCGGCGTCGACCCGGACCGGTACTCGGGCTTCGCGTTCGGGATGGGCATCGAGCGCACCCTCATGTTCCGAGACGGGGTCGCGGACATGCGCGACATGGTCGAGGGCGACGTCCGCTTCGCCCGCCAGCTGGGAGGCACCCTCTGA
- the pheT gene encoding phenylalanine--tRNA ligase subunit beta: protein MMRVPLQWLREHVAVPEDATAADVAADLVRVGLEEEGVHGGDVTGPLVVGRVLSVEPEPQRNGKTINWCQVDVGPHGPDDGSGTPSRAPRGIVCGAHNFAAGDLVVVALPGAVLPGPFPIASRRTYGHVSDGMICSARELGLGEDHDGIIVLPRLGLPVDVLDRVEPGDDALDLLGLREETVEVNVTPDRGYCLSVRGVAREYGHATGLAYRDPVLDLQPPEPTSAGWEVRLADDAPLRGRAGCDRFVARVVRGIDPTRPSPYWLQRRLQLAGMRPISLAVDVTNYVMLALGQPLHAYDAALLSGPVVVRRARPGERLTTLDDVDRALDPEDLLITDSGDGEAGSRVLGLAGVMGGEATEVSARTSDVLVEAAHFDPVSVARTARRHRLPSEASRRFERGVDPQLAPAAAELAVRLLVAHGGGTPEAAWTDETALADPGPVVLDPAYPARLVGVPYTEADVVATLEEIGCVVTRHGDRLAVAAPSWRPDLTDPADLAEEVARLRGYDAIPERVPTPPPGGGLTVTQRAVRRVRDHLVSRGLVEVLSYPFVAPAAHDALGLPADDVRRRALRLANPLNEEQPELRTDVLTPLLDTVVRNLGRGEGDVAVFEVGLVVRPAPDAPAAPVPGVAGRPDAEELAALDAALPHQPLHLAAVLAGAAEPPGWQGAGRPAGWADAVEVARQVAGVVGAELDVRQAEHAPWHPGRCAALLVTGGDRPRVVGHAGELHPRVCQALGLPARTCAVELDLGAVVADGAGRVVEAVPLSRHPVAKEDVALVVAADVPAAAVEAALVAGAGDLLEQVRLFDDYTGPQVGEGRRSLAYALRFRAPDRTLTAEEVAEARAGALRAAEAVGATLRS, encoded by the coding sequence CTGATGCGCGTTCCCCTGCAGTGGCTGCGCGAGCACGTCGCCGTCCCCGAGGACGCGACGGCGGCCGACGTCGCGGCCGACCTCGTGCGCGTCGGCCTGGAGGAGGAGGGCGTCCACGGCGGCGACGTCACGGGGCCGCTCGTCGTCGGTCGCGTCCTGTCCGTCGAGCCGGAGCCGCAGAGGAACGGCAAGACGATCAACTGGTGCCAGGTCGACGTCGGCCCGCACGGGCCCGACGACGGCTCCGGCACCCCGAGCCGCGCGCCGCGCGGCATCGTGTGCGGGGCGCACAACTTCGCCGCCGGTGACCTCGTCGTCGTCGCCCTGCCGGGCGCCGTGCTGCCCGGGCCGTTCCCCATCGCGTCCCGGCGCACGTACGGTCACGTGTCCGACGGCATGATCTGCTCCGCCCGCGAGCTCGGCCTCGGGGAGGACCACGACGGGATCATCGTCCTGCCCCGCCTGGGTCTGCCCGTGGACGTCCTCGACCGCGTCGAGCCCGGGGACGACGCCCTCGACCTCCTCGGGCTGCGCGAGGAGACCGTCGAGGTCAACGTGACCCCCGACCGCGGCTACTGCCTGTCGGTGCGCGGCGTCGCCCGCGAGTACGGCCACGCGACCGGTCTCGCGTACCGCGACCCCGTCCTCGACCTGCAGCCGCCCGAGCCCACGTCGGCGGGCTGGGAGGTGCGGCTCGCCGACGACGCACCGCTGCGGGGCCGCGCGGGCTGCGACCGGTTCGTCGCGCGCGTCGTCCGGGGCATCGACCCGACACGACCGAGTCCCTACTGGCTGCAGCGCCGGCTCCAGCTCGCCGGGATGCGCCCCATCAGCCTCGCCGTCGACGTCACGAACTACGTGATGCTCGCCCTCGGCCAGCCGCTGCACGCCTACGACGCCGCGCTGCTGTCCGGGCCCGTCGTCGTGCGACGGGCCCGACCCGGCGAGCGGCTCACGACGCTCGACGACGTCGACCGTGCCCTCGACCCGGAGGACCTCCTCATCACCGACTCGGGCGACGGCGAGGCGGGCTCGCGCGTCCTCGGTCTCGCCGGCGTCATGGGCGGTGAGGCGACGGAGGTGTCGGCGCGCACGTCCGACGTCCTCGTCGAGGCCGCCCACTTCGACCCCGTGAGCGTCGCGCGCACCGCGCGCCGGCACCGGCTGCCGAGCGAGGCGAGCCGGCGCTTCGAGCGGGGGGTCGACCCGCAGCTGGCGCCCGCGGCCGCCGAGCTCGCCGTCCGCCTGCTCGTCGCGCACGGCGGCGGGACCCCCGAGGCGGCGTGGACCGACGAGACCGCCCTCGCCGACCCGGGTCCGGTCGTCCTCGACCCCGCCTACCCGGCCCGGCTCGTCGGGGTGCCGTACACCGAGGCCGACGTCGTCGCGACGCTGGAGGAGATCGGGTGCGTCGTCACCCGCCACGGCGACCGGCTCGCGGTCGCGGCGCCGTCGTGGCGGCCCGACCTCACCGACCCCGCGGACCTCGCGGAGGAGGTGGCGCGGCTGCGGGGCTACGACGCGATCCCCGAGCGGGTCCCCACCCCGCCGCCCGGTGGCGGTCTCACCGTCACCCAGCGGGCCGTGCGCCGGGTCCGCGACCACCTCGTGAGCCGCGGTCTCGTCGAGGTCCTCTCGTACCCCTTCGTCGCGCCCGCGGCCCACGACGCCCTCGGCCTGCCGGCCGACGACGTGCGCCGCCGTGCCCTGCGCCTCGCCAACCCGCTCAACGAGGAGCAGCCGGAGCTCCGCACCGACGTCCTCACGCCGCTGCTCGACACCGTGGTCCGCAACCTCGGCAGGGGCGAGGGCGACGTCGCCGTCTTCGAGGTCGGGCTCGTCGTCCGTCCGGCACCGGACGCGCCGGCTGCGCCGGTGCCGGGTGTCGCCGGCCGTCCCGACGCCGAGGAGCTCGCGGCCCTCGACGCGGCCCTCCCGCACCAGCCGCTGCACCTCGCCGCCGTCCTCGCCGGCGCCGCCGAGCCCCCGGGCTGGCAGGGTGCGGGCCGGCCGGCGGGCTGGGCCGACGCCGTCGAGGTCGCCCGGCAGGTCGCGGGCGTCGTCGGCGCGGAGCTCGACGTGCGGCAGGCGGAGCACGCCCCCTGGCACCCCGGTCGCTGCGCCGCGCTCCTCGTCACCGGCGGGGACCGGCCGCGCGTCGTCGGGCACGCGGGGGAGCTGCACCCGCGCGTGTGCCAGGCACTCGGGCTCCCGGCGCGCACGTGCGCGGTCGAGCTCGACCTCGGCGCGGTCGTCGCTGACGGCGCCGGTCGCGTCGTCGAGGCGGTCCCGCTGTCGCGGCACCCGGTGGCGAAGGAGGACGTCGCGCTCGTCGTCGCCGCGGACGTGCCGGCGGCCGCCGTCGAGGCGGCCCTCGTCGCGGGTGCGGGCGACCTGCTCGAGCAGGTCCGCCTCTTCGACGACTACACCGGCCCCCAGGTCGGCGAGGGCCGGCGGTCGCTCGCGTACGCGCTGCGGTTCCGGGCGCCGGACCGGACGCTCACCGCCGAGGAGGTCGCCGAGGCCCGCGCCGGAGCGTTGCGCGCGGCGGAGGCGGTCGGCGCGACCCTGCGGAGCTGA